From a region of the Synechococcus sp. PCC 7502 genome:
- a CDS encoding J domain-containing protein has protein sequence MGITDDYRTLDLEPEESLDNIKQAYRDLAFVWHPDRLVNNDRLKSKAEVKIKAINEAYQRLRFYQALQKTPPVPPRSEPVNDYYSEPVVVMKSHVTYKSTSYRTATMERSQDACVWLD, from the coding sequence ATGGGTATTACAGATGACTATAGAACTCTTGACCTAGAACCCGAAGAATCCCTTGACAATATTAAACAGGCATACAGAGACCTTGCGTTTGTTTGGCACCCAGATCGCCTAGTTAATAATGATCGGCTCAAGTCAAAGGCGGAAGTAAAAATCAAAGCCATTAATGAAGCATACCAACGCCTCAGATTTTATCAAGCTTTACAGAAAACTCCACCGGTGCCGCCCCGTTCTGAGCCAGTAAATGATTATTATTCTGAACCTGTGGTGGTCATGAAATCCCATGTTACCTATAAATCCACCAGCTATAGAACTGCAACAATGGAGCGATCACAAGATGCCTGTGTATGGTTAGACTAG
- a CDS encoding RNA methyltransferase translates to MLTSTRNPLIKNLRQLGLSTKARRQQQLFLIEGTHALIEAIATDHPLNLICCTEAWRDTHADLYDQCLSVGELQLVSPEVLGAITTTVHPDGVVAVAPICSDQPVTIHNLGLAIESVQDPGNLGAIIRSAVAAGIDGLLVSSDSVDLTHPKILRATAGQWFRCPMQSVGNLESEIKQLQTQGIQAIATLPNAKLTYWDLDFSQPSLILLGNEGNGLSSELINLADEAVQVPLSNGVESLNLAVTAALLIYEAKRQRRSLS, encoded by the coding sequence ATGCTTACCAGTACCCGTAATCCCTTGATCAAAAATCTACGGCAACTTGGATTAAGTACAAAAGCTCGTAGGCAACAACAGTTATTTTTAATTGAAGGTACCCATGCTCTGATCGAGGCGATCGCTACGGATCATCCGTTAAATCTGATTTGCTGTACAGAGGCTTGGCGAGATACCCATGCCGACTTATATGATCAATGTTTATCCGTAGGCGAATTGCAGTTAGTTAGTCCCGAAGTGTTGGGGGCGATCACTACGACCGTGCATCCCGATGGCGTGGTGGCTGTGGCTCCGATCTGTTCTGATCAACCTGTGACTATCCATAATTTAGGCTTAGCGATCGAGTCAGTTCAAGACCCCGGGAACCTCGGTGCCATTATCCGTTCTGCCGTCGCCGCAGGTATAGATGGATTACTGGTAAGTAGTGATAGTGTGGACTTAACCCATCCTAAAATTCTTAGAGCCACGGCTGGACAATGGTTTCGCTGTCCTATGCAATCTGTGGGAAATTTAGAATCAGAAATTAAGCAACTACAAACTCAAGGCATTCAGGCGATCGCCACCTTACCCAATGCCAAACTCACCTACTGGGATTTAGATTTTAGCCAACCAAGTCTAATTTTGCTAGGCAATGAAGGGAATGGGTTATCCTCTGAACTGATTAATCTGGCTGATGAAGCGGTGCAGGTGCCATTAAGTAATGGCGTAGAATCTTTGAACTTGGCTGTGACTGCTGCCCTACTAATATATGAGGCAAAACGCCAGAGGAGATCGCTATCCTAA
- a CDS encoding carbon dioxide-concentrating mechanism protein CcmK codes for MADRQLNDYRDMALGLVSTRSFPAIVGTADMMLKSANVSLVGYEKIGSGYCTAIVRGGISDVRLAVDAGTESAEQFGQLICSLVIPRPLANLEAVLPINSRLMQIARGDGISRLSNMAIGLLETRGFPAMVGAADTMLKTAEVQVSAYEKIGNGLCTVIIRGSVADVAMAVEAGMQEAERIGELNAVMVIPRPLDDLEQTLPLASCWIEQPLRLPLTALKVPEKELVELPDLRRLQISGDE; via the coding sequence ATGGCAGATCGGCAGTTAAATGATTATCGGGACATGGCGTTGGGCTTAGTATCGACTCGGAGTTTTCCCGCGATCGTTGGCACGGCGGATATGATGCTCAAATCTGCTAATGTTAGCCTTGTGGGTTATGAAAAAATTGGCAGTGGCTATTGTACGGCGATTGTACGGGGAGGGATTTCCGATGTGCGCCTTGCCGTTGATGCTGGGACTGAAAGTGCAGAACAATTTGGGCAACTGATCTGCAGTCTTGTGATTCCTCGACCTTTAGCAAACCTAGAGGCAGTTTTACCCATAAATAGTCGGTTAATGCAAATTGCGCGCGGGGATGGAATTAGTCGTCTTAGTAATATGGCGATCGGGCTTTTAGAAACTCGGGGCTTTCCAGCGATGGTGGGGGCGGCGGATACCATGCTGAAAACGGCTGAAGTTCAAGTATCTGCTTACGAGAAAATTGGGAATGGACTTTGTACGGTAATTATTCGTGGCTCCGTGGCTGATGTGGCAATGGCAGTGGAGGCAGGTATGCAGGAAGCGGAACGGATTGGTGAACTAAATGCTGTGATGGTAATTCCTCGACCTCTAGATGACTTGGAACAAACTCTTCCCCTTGCCAGTTGTTGGATTGAGCAGCCCCTCAGATTACCGCTTACTGCCCTAAAAGTGCCAGAGAAAGAACTAGTGGAGCTACCTGACCTCAGAAGATTACAAATTTCGGGAGATGAATAG